In the genome of Desulfofarcimen acetoxidans DSM 771, one region contains:
- a CDS encoding DUF3231 family protein produces the protein MHAGEIYHLWEGLTSGYKLIEVAEMYLMNTEDPELQIYLKALTTGVYFLKIKKLEDELKKEGFTVPPRPESKLIQGSAGAGQNVKLTDKEVIKNMVAFGQIYIMYNARAVIASNRESVRRTFRDLMGDHLIAYKTFFALGKKRNIFDPTPPATAKQNSLNMSEIGVLWDALTSRHLNQVKVETYMASIKDNNLLSAMKTLRNDVIMPQMEKIENVLKNEGFTIPPRPPVRTEQYSSGQVNKIRSSDDETLGALGLTLQANVIIDSRSLTTVVSDDLFALFEKFLYQQFQSYEKFMSLAKSRFILDIPPAVTSLRI, from the coding sequence ATGCATGCAGGGGAGATATATCATCTTTGGGAAGGACTTACTTCTGGCTATAAACTAATAGAAGTGGCAGAAATGTATCTTATGAATACCGAAGATCCTGAGTTACAGATATATTTAAAAGCATTAACGACAGGTGTATATTTTTTAAAAATAAAAAAATTGGAAGATGAATTAAAGAAGGAAGGGTTTACTGTACCACCCCGTCCAGAGTCTAAGTTAATACAAGGTTCAGCCGGAGCAGGCCAGAATGTTAAACTTACTGATAAAGAGGTAATAAAAAATATGGTAGCGTTTGGGCAAATATACATTATGTATAATGCCCGTGCAGTAATAGCTTCGAACCGGGAATCAGTACGAAGGACATTTAGAGATCTCATGGGCGATCACCTAATAGCATACAAAACTTTTTTTGCTCTTGGTAAAAAGAGGAATATCTTTGATCCCACACCCCCTGCCACTGCAAAGCAGAACTCGCTAAATATGAGTGAAATCGGTGTATTATGGGACGCTCTGACATCCAGGCACTTGAACCAGGTAAAAGTAGAGACATATATGGCTAGCATTAAGGATAACAATTTATTAAGTGCTATGAAAACTTTACGTAATGATGTAATAATGCCGCAGATGGAGAAGATAGAAAATGTTCTTAAAAACGAAGGATTTACCATTCCTCCTAGACCTCCTGTACGTACGGAACAATATAGTTCGGGACAGGTAAATAAAATAAGATCCAGTGATGATGAAACACTGGGAGCACTAGGATTAACCCTGCAAGCTAACGTAATCATAGATTCGAGATCCCTTACGACAGTAGTAAGCGATGACTTATTTGCTTTATTTGAGAAGTTTCTTTATCAACAATTCCAAAGCTATGAAAAGTTCATGTCTTTGGCTAAAAGTAGGTTTATCCTTGATATTCCTCCGGCAGTTACCTCTCTAAGGATATAA
- a CDS encoding DUF3231 family protein, with protein MLELFKKLIPFQHTEEEKPMHAGEVYHLWEGLTGGYKLIEEAEMYLMNTEDPELQLLLKALTTGIFLVEIRKIEDVLKNEGFTVPPRPVSKLKQGAPGTGQEVKLTDKEVVKIMVSQGQIYIMFNARAVMASSRESIRKIFKNLMGEHIIAYKAFIKLGKQRNVFDIPPAATVRQNALNMAEVGVIWDELTARHLSQVNLETYLASIQDNDLIKLIKWGLNGIVFPQMEKLENILKSEGFSIPPRPPIRTEQYSPGQINKIRASDDETLGVLTLAFQSAIIMHSRALMTILRDDIFSLFKSFLYKEFEGYEKLMSLAKSRFVLDNPPKVSSIRM; from the coding sequence ATGTTAGAGTTATTTAAAAAGTTGATACCCTTCCAGCATACTGAAGAAGAAAAACCCATGCATGCAGGTGAGGTATACCATCTATGGGAAGGACTTACCGGCGGTTATAAGCTGATAGAAGAAGCAGAAATGTATCTAATGAACACTGAAGATCCTGAACTTCAGTTACTGCTGAAAGCACTAACAACAGGCATTTTTCTGGTAGAAATCAGAAAAATAGAAGATGTGTTAAAAAACGAAGGTTTTACTGTACCACCACGGCCTGTTTCTAAGTTAAAACAGGGTGCTCCTGGAACAGGTCAAGAAGTCAAGCTTACCGATAAAGAGGTAGTAAAGATTATGGTATCTCAAGGTCAGATATATATTATGTTTAATGCACGTGCAGTGATGGCATCCAGTAGGGAATCGATTCGCAAGATATTTAAAAATCTGATGGGTGAGCATATTATAGCATATAAGGCCTTTATTAAGCTTGGTAAACAAAGAAATGTTTTTGACATTCCCCCAGCGGCAACAGTAAGACAGAATGCACTTAATATGGCTGAGGTTGGTGTAATATGGGATGAATTAACAGCCAGACACCTAAGTCAAGTTAACTTAGAAACATATCTAGCAAGTATACAAGATAATGATTTAATTAAACTTATCAAATGGGGACTCAATGGGATTGTTTTTCCACAGATGGAGAAGTTAGAAAACATTCTTAAAAGCGAAGGGTTTAGTATTCCTCCCAGACCTCCTATACGCACAGAACAATATAGCCCAGGACAAATAAATAAAATAAGAGCTAGTGATGATGAAACTCTAGGAGTTCTTACTTTAGCTTTTCAGTCTGCCATAATTATGCATTCAAGAGCTTTAATGACAATACTTAGGGATGACATATTTAGTCTTTTTAAAAGCTTTCTTTATAAGGAATTTGAAGGTTATGAAAAGCTTATGTCCCTCGCTAAAAGTAGATTTGTCCTAGATAATCCGCCTAAGGTAAGTTCCATTAGAATGTGA
- a CDS encoding DUF3231 family protein, with product MEIRQSNTEPSPLNDVKTVNKAIEAERNVRITSSELANLWASWMESSIKERIISYFLRTVEDKDVKQILEYTLGIAKKHLNIISQIYSSGSLRISMSL from the coding sequence ATGGAAATACGTCAAAGCAATACCGAGCCTTCACCACTTAACGATGTAAAAACAGTTAATAAGGCCATTGAAGCCGAACGAAACGTAAGAATTACTTCATCAGAACTTGCTAATCTTTGGGCTTCTTGGATGGAAAGTAGTATTAAGGAACGTATTATTAGTTACTTTTTAAGAACAGTTGAAGATAAAGATGTGAAACAAATCTTAGAATATACACTGGGTATCGCAAAAAAACACCTTAACATAATTTCACAAATTTATTCTAGCGGGAGTTTACGAATTAGCATGTCGTTATGA
- a CDS encoding IS1634 family transposase, protein MASIIKKKKKNQFYYYLVESARVNGKPRIVRQKYLGRAEDIAKAVEGKSDLENPKYSIVLEFGTVCALYDIAKQLGVIEIIDKYAPKREQGLSVGEYMLLAAINRVVKPVSKFQIGEWYDKTMLYRMLPAPKQSLTSQRFWDNMSLLSDSAIESFENEFTQLIVDKYNLSTDLLIYDATNFFTYIDTLSADKLPQRGHSKEKRSDLKIVGLAMMVTPDFNVPLFYDVYPGNDNDSVEFKAVIEKLKNRYINICGKPGNATLVFDKGNNSLNNMDLVMSGEFAFNVVGSLRLSQNKSLLDIPIQEYESVNSDNFRNVKAYRTTLSVYNREMTVLVVCNPELFAGQMQSIAINIEKCTLKLRVLQKSLLDRVAGVTTKGRKPTVTSVQKNVATILHGEFMSDIFDVQIYEQDGLAHLDFSINIKQFNYVKEHFLGKTVLFTDNHDWPNDKIISTYRSQYHIEDDFRQMKDTTFLGFRPIHHWTDQKIKVHAFYCVLALRLCCLLNRVLHENGLKMSINKMLSRLSDIKQVITVYPKKGNSKKDRECFSLTKISAEEKRLLEVLDIGKYTLGG, encoded by the coding sequence ATGGCTTCGATCATTAAAAAGAAGAAAAAAAATCAATTTTATTACTATCTGGTAGAGTCTGCCCGAGTTAACGGTAAGCCAAGAATTGTCCGGCAAAAATATCTTGGACGTGCCGAGGATATTGCCAAGGCTGTTGAAGGCAAATCTGATTTGGAAAATCCCAAGTACAGTATTGTTTTAGAGTTTGGCACCGTGTGTGCTTTGTATGATATTGCCAAGCAGCTCGGTGTTATTGAAATAATTGATAAGTATGCTCCCAAACGCGAACAAGGGTTAAGTGTCGGAGAATATATGCTGCTGGCTGCTATAAACAGGGTCGTTAAACCTGTTAGCAAGTTCCAAATTGGTGAATGGTATGATAAAACAATGCTTTATAGAATGCTGCCTGCTCCAAAACAATCATTAACAAGTCAAAGATTCTGGGATAATATGAGTTTATTATCTGACTCAGCTATTGAGAGTTTTGAAAATGAATTTACGCAACTTATCGTTGATAAATATAATCTTTCTACCGATTTGCTTATTTACGATGCAACCAACTTTTTTACATATATTGATACGTTATCAGCCGATAAGTTACCACAACGGGGCCACAGCAAGGAAAAGAGGTCTGATTTGAAGATTGTCGGTTTAGCAATGATGGTTACTCCCGATTTCAATGTCCCTCTTTTTTATGATGTTTATCCGGGCAATGACAACGACTCTGTTGAGTTTAAGGCAGTTATTGAGAAACTTAAGAACCGCTATATTAATATTTGCGGTAAACCGGGAAATGCAACCCTTGTTTTTGATAAGGGAAACAATTCTCTAAATAATATGGATCTTGTTATGAGCGGTGAATTTGCTTTTAATGTTGTAGGTTCTCTTAGGCTTTCTCAAAATAAATCCTTGCTTGATATTCCAATTCAAGAATACGAGTCGGTTAACAGTGATAATTTTAGAAATGTTAAGGCATACCGGACTACGCTTTCCGTTTATAACCGGGAAATGACAGTTTTAGTGGTTTGCAATCCTGAGTTATTTGCCGGACAGATGCAGAGCATTGCAATTAATATTGAAAAATGTACTCTTAAGTTACGAGTACTGCAGAAATCATTACTTGATCGTGTTGCCGGTGTAACTACAAAAGGGCGTAAGCCCACGGTTACATCTGTACAAAAAAATGTTGCCACTATTCTTCACGGCGAGTTTATGAGTGATATTTTCGATGTTCAGATATATGAACAAGATGGTCTTGCTCATCTTGATTTTTCTATTAATATCAAACAATTTAACTATGTTAAAGAACATTTTCTTGGCAAGACAGTCTTATTTACGGATAATCATGATTGGCCAAATGATAAGATAATCTCCACATACAGATCACAATATCATATAGAAGACGATTTTAGGCAAATGAAAGACACTACATTTTTAGGTTTTCGTCCAATACATCATTGGACTGATCAAAAAATTAAAGTTCATGCTTTCTATTGCGTACTGGCCTTAAGACTTTGTTGTTTGTTAAACCGCGTTCTGCATGAAAATGGCCTTAAAATGAGTATAAACAAAATGCTGTCAAGATTATCTGATATTAAACAGGTTATTACCGTTTATCCAAAGAAGGGTAATTCAAAAAAGGACAGGGAGTGTTTTTCATTAACGAAAATATCTGCTGAAGAAAAGAGATTATTAGAGGTTTTAGATATAGGGAAGTATACACTTGGTGGGTAA
- a CDS encoding DUF3231 family protein: MPVPENIDFAKKQSYLSGFLGKQRPLNSIEISHLFSELQRNLQRNAMCIGFSQVARSEQVQRYMEKGKEIASIHVKTFSSLLMNNNLPVSMTWDSGVTESKISPFSDKLMMQQIRSSNVVLSASYGRALSVVRHDLMVVFLQLQAEILKFLEDGLKIIIENGWFEKPPQAKEHLH, encoded by the coding sequence ATTCCTGTTCCTGAGAACATAGATTTTGCAAAAAAACAAAGTTATCTGTCCGGTTTTCTAGGTAAACAAAGACCCCTTAATTCTATAGAAATTTCTCATCTATTTTCAGAGCTTCAAAGAAATTTACAAAGAAATGCTATGTGTATTGGTTTTAGTCAGGTAGCCAGATCGGAACAAGTACAACGTTATATGGAAAAGGGAAAAGAAATTGCATCTATACATGTTAAAACCTTCAGTTCATTGTTAATGAATAATAATTTACCTGTGTCAATGACCTGGGATTCTGGTGTTACAGAATCAAAAATTTCACCATTCTCAGATAAGCTTATGATGCAACAAATAAGGTCATCTAATGTTGTATTAAGTGCATCCTATGGTAGAGCTTTGTCCGTTGTAAGGCACGATTTAATGGTAGTCTTCTTACAGCTACAGGCAGAAATCTTAAAATTTTTAGAGGACGGGTTAAAAATTATAATTGAAAATGGTTGGTTTGAAAAGCCGCCACAGGCTAAAGAACATTTACATTAA
- a CDS encoding helix-turn-helix domain-containing protein, with product MRKLHLNNPQNLTIEDLNKIKRETPYKLRCRVQAVILVMKGRQAKQIAEYLDISEQTIRKYVAYFNEGGVEKLLHVSKKPGRPPRLTNEQKEEVKEVLKQSPSEVGFSTHTTWNCKTLASYIHDTYGVKYTSDGVWRMLLKMDFHYNRPTYVLAKDELEELKKSH from the coding sequence ATGAGGAAATTGCATTTAAACAATCCACAAAATTTAACCATTGAGGATTTGAATAAGATAAAAAGAGAAACACCATATAAACTAAGATGCAGAGTTCAAGCTGTTATTCTTGTCATGAAAGGGAGACAAGCAAAGCAGATTGCCGAATATCTTGATATAAGTGAACAAACCATAAGAAAATACGTTGCTTACTTTAATGAAGGTGGAGTTGAAAAACTGCTTCATGTATCAAAAAAACCGGGAAGACCGCCAAGGCTAACCAATGAACAAAAAGAAGAGGTCAAAGAGGTACTGAAACAATCACCATCAGAGGTTGGTTTTAGTACCCATACTACTTGGAATTGTAAAACCCTCGCTTCTTACATTCATGATACATACGGCGTTAAATATACATCAGATGGTGTTTGGCGCATGCTTCTTAAGATGGATTTTCATTATAATCGTCCCACTTATGTATTAGCCAAAGATGAGCTGGAAGAGTTAAAAAAATCTCACTGA
- a CDS encoding heavy metal translocating P-type ATPase, with the protein MKKSMDFLAGLTMTIVSGVFLAASLILMLTGTEPPVDPAWITVVISGLPLLYLAITRLVFQKWISSALLISIAMVASIGIGELFAAGEVAFIMALGAILEDMTVARAKKGISKLISLVPQQGRKLIQTADGVREEVIPIEQISKDDMLRVLPGETIPVDGIIIYGNTSVDQSIMTGESLPVDKKENDSVFCGTMNCYGSIDIRATQVGEDSSLQKIIDMVKGAENKRAPMQKIVDKWATWLVPIALLIAIVAYIITNDVVRAVTVLVVFCPCALALATPTSIMAAIGQATKHGVLIKSGEALERMGNVDCIAFDKTGTLTYGNLKVSDIIPLDVTISNVELLSKAASVEKRSEHPLGKTIVKYAEDNGFVISEIEDFQMIPGKGVTATLSSKTVICGNHLYIKENSIAETDKMQNILANLKNQGKAFIIVAENGKAIGIIALSDTIRPTAKNVVAKLAATDTDVVLLTGDNYLTAKYMAEQVGIKNIRADLLPAQKVSSIEDLQKKNKNVCMIGDGVNDAPALKMANVSVAMGTMGSDIAIEAADIALMSDNIDKIPYLKRLSNSTLRTIKVNITASMGINAVAIVLSVLGLLNPITGALVHNAGSVLVVLNASLLYDRNFDQ; encoded by the coding sequence ATGAAGAAATCTATGGACTTTCTGGCCGGATTAACGATGACAATAGTTTCAGGTGTTTTCTTAGCCGCCAGTTTAATTTTAATGCTAACCGGAACGGAACCGCCTGTTGACCCAGCTTGGATTACGGTTGTAATTTCCGGCTTACCCCTTTTATACCTTGCAATTACAAGATTGGTTTTTCAGAAATGGATTTCATCCGCCTTGCTAATTTCTATTGCTATGGTTGCTTCAATTGGAATTGGTGAACTCTTTGCAGCAGGCGAAGTCGCTTTTATTATGGCACTTGGTGCTATTCTAGAAGACATGACCGTGGCTCGTGCCAAAAAAGGTATCAGTAAATTGATTTCACTTGTACCACAGCAAGGCAGAAAATTGATTCAGACTGCTGACGGTGTTCGTGAAGAGGTTATCCCCATTGAACAGATATCAAAAGATGATATGCTTCGTGTTCTTCCAGGTGAAACGATTCCTGTTGATGGCATCATTATCTATGGTAATACCTCTGTTGATCAATCAATTATGACTGGTGAATCTCTGCCCGTAGATAAAAAAGAAAACGACAGCGTTTTCTGCGGAACAATGAATTGCTATGGATCGATTGACATCCGAGCTACCCAAGTAGGTGAGGATTCGTCTCTGCAAAAGATAATTGATATGGTTAAGGGAGCAGAAAACAAGAGAGCGCCTATGCAGAAAATCGTTGATAAATGGGCAACATGGCTTGTACCTATTGCTCTTTTGATTGCAATAGTTGCTTATATCATCACAAATGATGTTGTCAGAGCAGTTACTGTATTGGTCGTGTTTTGCCCTTGCGCATTAGCTCTTGCAACACCAACCTCAATTATGGCAGCCATCGGTCAGGCTACAAAACATGGCGTACTGATTAAGTCCGGTGAAGCCTTAGAACGTATGGGAAATGTAGACTGCATTGCCTTTGATAAAACAGGTACTCTTACCTATGGAAATCTGAAAGTATCGGATATTATTCCTCTGGATGTAACTATTAGTAATGTTGAATTACTCTCAAAGGCTGCATCCGTTGAAAAACGCTCTGAACACCCTCTTGGAAAAACAATCGTCAAGTATGCCGAAGATAATGGATTCGTTATTTCCGAAATTGAGGATTTCCAGATGATACCTGGAAAAGGTGTAACGGCAACACTATCCAGCAAAACAGTAATTTGTGGCAACCATCTTTATATAAAGGAAAACTCGATTGCCGAAACCGATAAAATGCAGAATATCTTAGCCAATTTAAAAAATCAAGGCAAGGCATTTATAATCGTGGCTGAAAATGGTAAAGCAATCGGCATCATAGCTCTTTCTGATACCATTCGCCCAACTGCAAAAAATGTTGTTGCAAAACTTGCTGCTACGGATACCGATGTTGTTCTCCTTACAGGTGACAATTATCTGACAGCAAAATATATGGCAGAACAGGTTGGTATCAAGAATATCCGTGCAGATCTCCTTCCGGCACAAAAGGTCTCAAGCATTGAGGACTTACAAAAGAAAAATAAAAACGTTTGCATGATCGGTGACGGTGTGAATGATGCCCCTGCTCTAAAAATGGCGAATGTCAGTGTTGCAATGGGCACTATGGGAAGCGATATTGCCATAGAAGCCGCCGACATTGCCTTAATGAGTGACAACATAGATAAAATACCGTATCTTAAACGATTGTCAAACTCCACTCTCCGTACAATCAAAGTCAACATAACCGCATCCATGGGTATCAATGCCGTAGCCATTGTTCTTTCGGTTTTGGGTCTACTGAACCCCATTACAGGTGCTTTGGTGCATAATGCCGGATCAGTGTTGGTAGTTTTGAATGCATCTCTTCTTTACGATAGAAATTTTGATCAATAA
- a CDS encoding TetR/AcrR family transcriptional regulator: MDRRIQKTRESIFSAFSSLLAHKRYSKITVQDIIDEANIGRSTFYSHFETKDDLLKALCSDIFDHIFSEDLISESTHDFSYTSNDLKSKITHILYHLKDSKRDIKGILSCESRELFLSVIKTYLEQLFNGYITNDSLNEIPKEYVVNHMAGSFVETIKWWMHNDMAQSPEELSRYFFAVISPPLSHKSNISIHI; encoded by the coding sequence ATGGATAGAAGAATACAAAAAACGAGGGAATCAATCTTTAGTGCTTTCAGTTCACTTTTGGCACATAAGCGATATTCTAAAATTACAGTGCAGGATATCATTGATGAAGCCAATATTGGCCGAAGCACCTTTTATTCTCACTTTGAAACCAAAGACGATTTATTGAAGGCATTATGCAGTGATATATTTGACCACATCTTCTCCGAAGACCTGATTTCTGAGAGCACTCATGATTTTTCCTATACCAGTAACGACCTGAAGTCTAAAATCACGCACATTTTATATCACTTAAAAGATAGCAAAAGGGATATTAAAGGAATTCTCTCGTGTGAAAGTAGAGAATTGTTTTTAAGCGTAATCAAAACGTATTTGGAACAGTTGTTTAATGGATATATCACAAACGATAGCTTAAATGAAATCCCTAAAGAGTATGTTGTTAATCATATGGCTGGTAGTTTTGTTGAAACCATAAAATGGTGGATGCATAATGATATGGCACAGTCACCAGAAGAATTATCCAGGTACTTTTTCGCTGTTATTTCACCCCCCCTATCACACAAATCAAATATTTCAATCCATATTTGA
- a CDS encoding YnfA family protein encodes MIKSAILFILAGLAEIAGGYLVWLWLREKKHFVVGIIGGIVLMLYGVIPTLQVYPNFGRIYAAYGGIFIVLSLLWGWGIDKKRPDRYDWIGAIIALIGAIIIIWMPR; translated from the coding sequence ATTATAAAATCAGCAATTCTCTTTATTTTAGCAGGTTTAGCAGAAATAGCTGGAGGATATTTGGTCTGGCTGTGGCTTCGTGAAAAGAAACATTTTGTTGTTGGCATAATTGGCGGTATCGTCCTTATGTTGTACGGTGTCATCCCCACGCTTCAGGTCTATCCTAATTTCGGAAGAATATACGCGGCTTATGGGGGTATTTTTATTGTCTTATCCCTATTATGGGGATGGGGAATAGACAAAAAGAGGCCTGACCGTTATGATTGGATTGGTGCAATTATTGCACTGATAGGTGCGATAATTATAATTTGGATGCCAAGGTAA
- a CDS encoding YnfA family protein — translation MIFRSAILFFLAGLAEIAGGYFVWIWLRYDASIMWGILGGIVLILYGVIPTFQQFPSFGRIYAAYGGIFIVMSILWGWWIDNITPDFYDWIGTIVALIGTAVILWFPRKEEEKEVEQP, via the coding sequence ATGATATTTAGATCAGCAATACTTTTCTTTTTAGCGGGTCTAGCAGAAATAGCCGGAGGGTACTTTGTATGGATTTGGTTGCGATATGACGCGAGTATTATGTGGGGAATATTAGGGGGAATTGTTTTGATTCTATACGGGGTCATTCCAACATTTCAGCAGTTCCCAAGCTTTGGGCGTATTTACGCGGCATACGGGGGTATTTTTATTGTCATGTCAATTTTATGGGGTTGGTGGATAGATAATATTACCCCCGATTTTTATGATTGGATCGGAACTATCGTTGCGTTAATTGGAACAGCAGTAATTCTGTGGTTTCCCCGAAAAGAAGAAGAAAAAGAGGTCGAGCAACCATGA
- a CDS encoding DUF3786 domain-containing protein, whose protein sequence is MFPYMISEDKGAYKTSFEYIFKYFAAKDPLKISENSGASFDPKQSILQIKSLGQVLDIKYPEGDVVFNGSKYMPAWNWRWLILQYLSQADNTPITNKLISYRELENGYVNYTAFLRKSIDPLAKYFSQEPVEQIRAACLILDASIEENADVCAKIHLFPRFPLTIKLWLSDDEIEGSANILFDKSANHYLDTEAINEAGIMVSYFLIKQYELMYKSV, encoded by the coding sequence GTGTTTCCTTACATGATAAGTGAGGATAAAGGAGCTTACAAAACATCGTTCGAATATATTTTTAAATACTTTGCAGCAAAAGATCCACTTAAGATATCAGAAAACAGTGGAGCAAGCTTTGATCCAAAACAATCTATTTTACAGATAAAAAGTCTTGGGCAAGTGCTTGATATAAAGTATCCAGAGGGTGATGTAGTTTTCAACGGCTCAAAGTATATGCCCGCCTGGAATTGGAGATGGCTTATTCTCCAATATCTTTCCCAAGCAGATAATACTCCTATTACAAATAAATTAATCTCATACCGCGAGTTAGAAAACGGATATGTTAATTATACTGCTTTTTTGCGTAAAAGCATTGATCCCTTAGCAAAATATTTCTCACAGGAGCCCGTAGAGCAAATAAGAGCGGCATGTCTTATACTAGATGCTTCCATTGAAGAAAATGCAGACGTCTGTGCTAAAATACACCTTTTCCCCAGATTTCCCTTAACAATTAAGCTGTGGCTAAGTGATGATGAAATTGAAGGCTCTGCTAATATCCTATTTGATAAAAGTGCTAATCATTATCTAGATACAGAAGCCATTAATGAAGCCGGAATTATGGTTTCATATTTTTTAATTAAGCAATATGAATTAATGTATAAAAGTGTATAG
- a CDS encoding sulfite exporter TauE/SafE family protein has translation MEMEALLFLILIVGLSAFVQGLTGFGIGIPMMLFLPFVFSYQTSVAVTVICAIVISCVLLFKTRENVEIKKILPVTIPVVIMQIISTYFLFVLSDDFLTIALVIILLLFAGLFIVSDRGWQIKASVPNSILAGCATGVCNMLGIGGPPLGYYYHSIFEENIHYLANLQATLLISCATLLIQHIIEGNITLETFEYSAIASVVCVIVLLPAMKVFKKLDRSKLTKIIIVFLIVMAIIKLVEFYLLGGGK, from the coding sequence ATGGAAATGGAAGCTTTATTATTTTTGATTTTGATAGTAGGTTTGTCTGCATTTGTTCAGGGACTTACAGGATTCGGCATCGGTATTCCTATGATGCTTTTTCTTCCTTTTGTGTTTAGTTATCAGACGTCTGTTGCTGTTACCGTGATCTGCGCCATTGTGATAAGCTGTGTGCTTCTATTTAAAACACGAGAAAATGTGGAAATAAAGAAAATCTTGCCAGTTACCATCCCCGTTGTAATTATGCAAATTATCAGCACTTATTTTTTGTTTGTACTGAGCGATGATTTTCTAACAATCGCACTAGTTATCATCCTGCTTCTGTTCGCAGGTTTGTTCATCGTTTCCGACAGAGGGTGGCAGATAAAAGCTTCTGTTCCCAACAGTATCTTGGCTGGCTGCGCAACCGGCGTATGCAACATGCTCGGCATAGGCGGACCTCCATTGGGATATTACTATCACAGTATTTTTGAAGAAAATATTCACTACCTTGCCAATCTGCAGGCAACTTTGCTTATCTCATGCGCAACACTTTTGATTCAGCATATCATCGAAGGCAATATAACACTGGAAACTTTTGAGTACTCTGCTATTGCCAGTGTAGTCTGCGTGATAGTCCTGTTGCCGGCTATGAAAGTATTCAAAAAGTTGGATAGAAGCAAGCTGACGAAAATCATCATTGTATTTCTGATTGTGATGGCCATCATAAAGCTTGTTGAATTTTACTTGTTAGGGGGAGGAAAATAG
- a CDS encoding MarR family transcriptional regulator: protein MNIAMQIVNSIIKIQENIFPHGWEVTFDDVNLAEVHCIDRIGTIEYANVTKIANEMEMTRGAISKICKKLLSKRLVESYQRPDNNKEIYYRLTEGGQHVYNEHQKLHSQARQEKLSLINTYSEYEQSIILCFLNDINRLYNKTSAKEKNDKD, encoded by the coding sequence ATGAACATAGCCATGCAAATCGTGAATTCAATCATAAAAATTCAAGAAAATATATTCCCTCATGGATGGGAGGTTACGTTTGATGACGTTAACCTGGCAGAAGTTCACTGTATTGATCGGATTGGCACAATTGAATATGCAAATGTCACAAAAATAGCAAACGAGATGGAGATGACAAGAGGGGCTATTAGTAAAATATGCAAAAAACTACTAAGTAAGAGATTGGTCGAGAGTTACCAACGACCAGATAATAACAAGGAAATTTATTATCGACTGACTGAGGGCGGGCAACATGTTTATAACGAACACCAAAAGTTGCATAGTCAAGCCAGACAGGAGAAATTATCTTTGATAAATACCTATAGCGAATACGAGCAATCCATTATTTTATGTTTTCTCAACGACATTAACCGCTTGTATAATAAGACATCGGCTAAGGAGAAAAATGATAAAGATTAA
- a CDS encoding ArsR/SmtB family transcription factor, with product MDYLTENQYSEGNWKEELAILTKALGHPHRVSIIKFLSQRDQKDKCMCKDIVEVLPIAQSTVSQHLKILKESGWIIGEIDGPKVCYCLRDGIIEHYKMLISRL from the coding sequence ATGGACTATCTTACAGAAAATCAATATTCAGAAGGTAACTGGAAAGAGGAATTGGCAATTCTCACGAAGGCTCTTGGACACCCACACCGGGTATCTATAATTAAATTTTTATCGCAACGCGATCAAAAGGATAAATGCATGTGTAAGGATATAGTAGAAGTGCTTCCGATTGCTCAATCCACTGTTTCACAGCATTTAAAAATTCTTAAGGAGTCTGGTTGGATTATTGGTGAAATAGACGGACCCAAAGTGTGCTATTGTCTCCGTGACGGGATTATTGAACACTATAAAATGCTAATTTCCCGGCTATAA